A section of the Mycobacteriales bacterium genome encodes:
- a CDS encoding acyl-CoA dehydrogenase family protein: MNFDLSDEQRALASAAADFFTSAASPSAARASLDTGAPIEPGRKAIADTGFAAITVAESAGGGGGSVLDLAVVAEQAGRVLAGPSLVTAARAAVLLDGDAARLAALADGSAAYAIIEEHGGPVLDATTADTFLALRDGALVVGTATVTERPPIDATRGLADVTLDDGFEVVDADAVARWERALHVGQVVLAAEGLGTASKALEIGVEYAKQRVAFGRQIGSYQAIKHALVDAFVGVEQLRSLVWWAAWTADESPSELPLAAAAAKGTAAAVVEHTAETLVQVHGGIGFTWEHDAHLYWRRAKVDRFLLGDDVEAFDTVARLAIAAAS; this comes from the coding sequence GTGAACTTCGACCTCAGCGACGAGCAGCGCGCCCTCGCCTCCGCGGCCGCCGACTTCTTCACCAGCGCTGCCTCGCCGAGCGCGGCGCGGGCGAGCCTCGACACCGGCGCGCCGATCGAGCCGGGCCGCAAGGCCATCGCCGACACCGGCTTCGCGGCGATCACGGTGGCGGAGTCGGCCGGTGGCGGCGGCGGGTCGGTGCTCGACCTCGCGGTCGTCGCCGAGCAGGCCGGTCGGGTGCTCGCCGGTCCGAGCCTGGTCACCGCGGCCAGGGCGGCGGTGCTGCTCGACGGCGACGCGGCCCGGTTGGCGGCGCTGGCCGACGGCTCCGCGGCGTACGCGATCATCGAAGAACACGGCGGGCCCGTCCTCGACGCGACGACCGCTGACACCTTCCTCGCGTTGCGCGACGGCGCGCTCGTCGTCGGGACCGCCACGGTCACCGAGCGGCCACCGATCGACGCCACGCGCGGGCTGGCCGACGTGACGCTCGACGACGGCTTCGAGGTCGTCGACGCCGACGCGGTCGCCCGCTGGGAGCGCGCGCTGCACGTCGGCCAGGTCGTCCTCGCCGCGGAAGGTCTGGGTACGGCGAGCAAGGCGCTGGAGATCGGTGTCGAGTACGCCAAGCAGCGCGTCGCGTTCGGCCGGCAGATCGGCTCCTACCAGGCGATCAAGCACGCGCTGGTCGACGCGTTCGTCGGCGTCGAGCAGCTGCGTTCGCTGGTGTGGTGGGCGGCGTGGACAGCGGACGAGTCGCCGAGTGAGCTGCCGCTCGCGGCGGCCGCCGCAAAAGGAACCGCGGCCGCGGTGGTCGAACACACGGCGGAGACGTTGGTGCAGGTGCACGGCGGCATCGGCTTCACCTGGGAGCACGACGCCCATCTGTACTGGCGAAGGGCGAAGGTCGACCGCTTCCTGCTCGGCGACGACGTCGAGGCCTTCGACACCGTGGCGCGCCTCGCGATCGCGGCGGCGTCATGA
- a CDS encoding acyl-CoA dehydrogenase family protein, with product MDFEDTPDEAAYRATVRDYIQAHRDELMSISEGGRRAVDVDAAKRHQALMYEGGLVGVTWPKEYGGQGGTQMQQAIVNQETAKAGLAGFIGVIGLGMCGPTVIAHGSDDQKSRYLGRLLRGDDVWCQLFSEPASGSDLAALRTKAVKTDSGSWRVNGQKVWTTLAHVSDYGILLARTDPDVAKHRGLTMFVVDMHAPGVTVRPLRQMSGVSEFNEVFFDDVEIPDEERLGEVGDGWRVALTTLMSERLSLGGGGTDVGTSLDAAAAHVAKRIGALPEGRQALVRQEFGRQYAASLATRYTGYRQLSAISKGAMPGPEASAGKLAGTKTGRALADLGVRLLGDEGVYASTADGDGRWQSSQAGLPGMAIAGGTDEILRNVLGERVLGLPPEPRADKGMSFNDSLKIGGGAQ from the coding sequence ATGGACTTCGAGGACACACCTGACGAGGCGGCCTACCGGGCCACCGTGCGCGACTACATCCAGGCGCACCGCGACGAGCTGATGTCGATCAGCGAGGGCGGCCGGCGCGCCGTCGACGTCGACGCCGCGAAGCGGCATCAGGCGCTGATGTACGAGGGCGGGTTGGTCGGCGTCACCTGGCCGAAGGAGTACGGCGGCCAGGGCGGCACCCAGATGCAGCAGGCGATCGTCAACCAGGAGACCGCCAAGGCCGGGTTGGCCGGGTTCATCGGCGTCATCGGTCTCGGCATGTGCGGCCCGACGGTGATCGCACACGGCAGCGACGACCAGAAGAGCCGCTACCTCGGCCGGCTGCTGCGCGGCGACGACGTCTGGTGCCAGCTGTTCAGCGAGCCCGCGTCGGGCAGCGACCTGGCCGCGCTGCGTACCAAGGCCGTGAAGACCGACAGCGGCAGCTGGCGGGTCAACGGCCAGAAGGTCTGGACCACGCTCGCCCACGTCTCCGACTACGGCATCCTGCTGGCGCGCACCGATCCCGACGTCGCCAAGCACCGCGGCCTGACGATGTTCGTGGTCGACATGCACGCGCCGGGCGTGACGGTCCGCCCGCTGCGTCAGATGAGCGGCGTCTCGGAGTTCAACGAGGTGTTCTTCGACGACGTGGAGATCCCCGACGAGGAGCGGCTCGGTGAGGTCGGCGACGGCTGGCGGGTCGCGCTCACCACGCTGATGAGTGAGCGGCTCTCCCTCGGCGGCGGCGGCACCGACGTCGGCACCAGCCTCGACGCGGCAGCCGCTCACGTCGCGAAGCGGATCGGTGCGCTGCCCGAAGGCCGGCAGGCGCTGGTGCGTCAGGAGTTCGGCCGGCAGTACGCCGCGTCGCTCGCGACCCGCTACACCGGCTACCGACAGCTGTCGGCGATCTCCAAGGGCGCGATGCCCGGACCGGAGGCCAGTGCCGGCAAGCTCGCCGGCACCAAGACCGGACGTGCGCTCGCCGACCTCGGAGTGCGGCTGCTCGGCGACGAGGGCGTCTACGCGAGCACCGCCGACGGCGACGGCCGCTGGCAGAGCTCGCAGGCCGGGCTGCCTGGCATGGCGATCGCCGGCGGCACCGACGAGATCCTGCGCAACGTGCTCGGTGAGCGGGTGCTCGGCCTGCCGCCGGAGCCCCGTGCGGACAAGGGCATGTCGTTCAACGACAGTCTCAAGATCGGCGGAGGAGCGCAGTGA